AGCAGCAAACTGAATTGCCTCTTTTGCTATCCAATACTCTGGAGATGTCCCCGAAACATGTCATGTAATTGTTTCTCTACTCCTGTGCCATCTTTTATCTCTTGACTCTATTGACTGTACTTATGCTAGATCTGTGTGAGTAGCCAGTataccataaaaaaaaatagctgcAAACATTGACCGAAGGTAAAGTTAAGGAACAAAACGGTGTTTATTATTATACCTATGGATGCTGCAAACATTGATCGAAGGTAAAGCTAAGGAACAAGACGGTGTTTATTATTATACCTGTGGATGGTGGAGATAGGGGAAATGGGGCCAAAGTTGGCAGGTATAAATGGTGGTCCGAGTCGATGTATAACCAGTTAACATGGACATAAATATGGAATCAAATTTGCAAAGATTGGCACCTTAATTCTGAGCCGGGCGGCCAGCTTCTGCTCCATGACATTTGGAAGCTTGCAGGGTCTGTCGGTTCTTTTGGGCTATCCATGTTTATCGGAAAACGAACAGTGCAGCAAACTGGATGGCCTCCTATATGACGTATCACGCTAGTGCGTTCCTTTGGGTGAACCAAGCAGATGTTTCTCATTTTCTTcgccagcttttttttttttttctgattttgttggctaCTCTCACATGCGTGTAGCCTGAGGTGCtgatgcacaaaaaaaaaaataaataaaacaaaataataggGTTATGAGGAAGGACTGATTTAGTTTCATATCCAACATATTATTTGAGAAACAGCAAAGCTATTCAGTACTCGCAACAAGAACTGAGAAGCAAGAGCAGAAACTTCACACATGAACACTCATGGGGGCGCAAAAGATACTAAAACAAGAACAGAAACTAAAACAAGAACAGAATCGTATTCCTTCCATCTCCATGACCATTAAACTTCTTCACCCGGCCATGGGCATTCCAGCGGTCGTCTTCCTGACGGCAGGCCTTGATGACAAGTCCTCCCACCACGCCTTAACATGCGGGCGGGATTCGAAGAGCGATGCGTGAGGGGTGGCCATGAAGTACTGAGAGTAAGGCATGTGGTTGAGGTCAGCGAGACTGAAGAAGTCTCCGGCCAGGAACTTCGTCTTTGAGAGTCGATCCTCGTACAGGTCGAGCAGCTTCCCTAGCTTCTCCACATTCGCATCGATGAGCTTCCGATCAGGGACGCCTCCATAGATGGGGCTGATGAGGCACTCGTAGACGATTGAAGAGATGATTGGGTTGTATTGCTGGGACTCCACTTCCAACCACAGATCCACCATTGCCGACTCCTGTAGGTTGCCTTCCCTCAAAAGGTCAGGACCAGAGGACTTGTGCTTGCGCGCCACGTACCTTGCAATTGCTCGCGATTCTGGTAATGATTACGGGGATATAATGATAAGAACAATGATCTTGAGAGTGTCAGAAAGGCCATTGCCAACTCTAGCCACAAGGATCTAGGGgagatattttaaatttataataacaataaaaagaaaaacttgaatcaagaaaagaaaaggagtgcTCATGGTTGTTGATAGAACTAATTATTTTGGTTAAAAGTTTTTTGTATTATGAAGGTGTACAAGATAATTAACAAGGAAACTTGTCTATAAAATTTAGTAGCAAATGGTACGTTAATAATACTCTCTGATCCAGGAGGATTTTTAGACTTAATATTGACTATTTTGATCACTATAAGTATCTAGGAGGATCGTTAGACTCAATATGGATTATCTTTGCTAGTCGCAGTATTTAAAaggatcaccaaactcgatgtgGAATATTTTGACCGCTATGAATATTTAGGAGAATCTGGATATGGTTCAGGAGCGAGATCTGCTACATCGAAAAACCGAGTCATATGCCAAACTTCCGAAGTCCATAACTTGGTCATTTGATGATCGATTAAGagatttttttcattaaaaaaatagatagcCTTTTGAGATCTACAACTAGAAGGTTAAATTAGGAAGGAATTCTCTTATTTAAACCCCAAAACGGGCTGGTCAAACCAAATATTATTCTTTCGAATAAAACTTTTACTGAATGTAGCTCTTTATCCAAAAAGAATCAGACGAAATAACATAAGACAAAGTTGATAAATAAGTCGAGATTTATCTTCTCAAAAATTTTggttttttcaaaatattttgaagttttagattttctaaaatatttctattggttatatttattttaagataCCTAGTCCTATTTAAACTAGAAAAAGAGTCCAACTCAAATTTTAAAGGGGAACTTCGCTAATATTATAGATAGGAGATATGTACCTCTATTTAAAAGGTAGAGGTGATCGATGAAGAAAATGAAATTTAAGTCCTACTTTTGCAAGTTTCCTATTTTTTTCTAGTTATTTTTGAGGGATTCAAATATATAGGTTGAAaatattcttctttctttgcGATTGGATCACCGTTCTTACAAAGTTTTACCATAACCATGCCATCTTAAGTGGTATGATATATTTTACAGAATTCTTATACGATTAAACTTTAAACCttaggaaacaaaaaaaaagaagaaaatcattaAAATGATCTCGCCGCATGAGATGAAACAAGACTGCTGATGTAGTTATCTTTCATGgtgtttcttttgttaaatcGAACAAAATTAATATTCGTATGTATATATGACGAAGAAAGCTCACCGAAGAGCATGAGATCGCCGTCCTCGAACGCCGGCACCTGACCGAAGGGCTGCAAAGATTGACCGGCGGTAAGATCAAGGAGCAGATCACCATACCATGATCAAATTAAAAactagaagaagaggaagcggaAGGGGAAGCGAGCAAGAGGGATCCAAAGAGTAAGTACGTTTCGGGCGAGGTGAGCGGGATGCTTATGTTCGCCAGCAGCGAAGTCGATCGGCACCACCTCGTAGTCGGCCCCCATCTCCTCCAGCACCGCGATCACACGTGCCGCGGACGTGAAAGTCGGCGGCCCATATACCTTCACCCCCAtcaccccctctctctctctctctcgttctgaACACATGGCGAGAATGGAAGGGGTGGTGTTGTTTGTTGCGGGGACGgtctttggccggagcctcacacaacagaatagcccacattaagctagcagaaaaagaggactgcgttcctcccgaagtattgtccgctttgggcgctccggcccgcgcgtccagcgcagacggggggagaccaCTGCCCTTTGGGTGCTCCGGCCCGCGtgtccagcgcagacgggggAGACCACTGTCCTCACGGTTTTACCCTTCAAAAGGTGCCTCGAGAGAAAAGAATTTTCAtcctccatttaaggcacagaacctttccgctactagccaatgtgggactaaattcaaggccccctccccccctGCAACACTGGATGGCGAGAATGGAAGGGATGGTGTTGTTTAAATAGGAGGCGTGGGGTTGGTTGTCGCTGGTTCGCTTTCCCGCACTGTTCCTCCAGGAGCTTCCGCCATCCCCTTATTTCTATGAGTCTTATTCTTTCATCGGGTCAAACTTCGTTGTTTCCTAAAGACTTTGCAATCACCTTTGTCTCTCTAAAAtagatcggatcggatcggatcggatcacAGGTCAACCCGACGTATTTACAATCTTATTTACCAACCCTCTATCTCCATGATCGACTGATATGATAGCTACCGAGTATTGTACAACACTTTGCAGTGATCTCAACGCGCACAATAAACCACCATATTTCGCATGCAGCAGTGTTTAGAGTCTAGATAGTTCTTATTCTTCATCCGTTAATCTTTCTTTTCCAAGTAATCCTTTTCATGTCAGTGATCGATGCACCAAAAATGTCGAGATAATGGAgacataataaaataataacttAATCAGACACAGCAAATTAAAAAGATCCAATCTTATAACTATGATCATTCATGTATCATGCAAAGGTCTACATGACATGGAATACACTATCCAACGTTCTCCCTGAGATGTGTGTAATTATACATAATCATACAATGCAAGAACAATCATGGCTATAGGACTTGATCTCTCTAGCTCAAGTCAGAACTTAAGAGGTTCCCCTCACAAATACACAGATGGCAGATATCCAGCTCCATCATATATCTGGCCTTAATGGAAACGCCAATAATGAGTAATTGAACTGGAGCACCTAATTTTTAACAAGAACTTTAGACAATAGTAATGCGTTCACTACTCGTGTCTAGCATTGTACTGCAAGGGAAGTTTAGATTTAGATGTgttgatcttcaaaaattctcgcTACCGTCACACTATCGTTTCGGAAGGTAAATTTAGATAGGATGTAGCCAAATCTAAGGTAGAAAAGAACTACTTTATAGGTATTTCTATGGTAGAGTCCTGTTGGTGATCTAAGTAcgagataaaataaaaataaaataaaaaataattaagataaAACTGGATTGCTTGATGTGTCGAAGTTTTTATAAAGTATAACTCTACTTATTTATACTAAGAAACAGACTGTAAGTAACTAACCACTCCTAGTAACATTTTTATTGCTGGTGGTTTTGGTAACTGAAACCAACTGTTCTCTCACTATTCTTGCCAGTCGAAACGGCTAGATCTGGTACGAGCCTAATCTCATCGTTAGTCTTCATTCGGCCTGCCTCCTTTGGTCGTCTCTCTCTAATCCGCTTATAGTACGGTCTTTTGTACTCCGAGGTACTCTTTAAATTGGTTCAGTCAACTCACCTCAAGGATTTCTTTTACCAGCCAATTGGACAACCATACTGCCTTTAGATCTTAGCTTAAGGCTGGAGGTTCCTGTTTGGTCCTGCTTTAGAGCTATCATGTGTGTATAGTGATCCATAATATCACGTTGCAGTGTATATGCTATTTTTATCACATATATTTACTCTATATTTTATTCACTAAAAAAATTAGGATAGAGGGTAAATGCGTATAAATATTTGATTATACGCTTTGAATTGCGTGTGGCATTTTGACCTGGTTATGTGACAttactatatatatttttaacaaCTTATAACAATATTAGAGCTTGTTTTATGTGACATGAAGAAGATAGACATAATTAGCAATTTTTTAATAGTAGGTATAATATATTAAGGCTTCATTACCTCCCTTATCAtaacaagaaaataataatacttTAAAGCTATGGAAAAGAGGATATATAGAGTGCGGTAGAGTTGTTTGGCATAATGACAAAGAAAGCCACAGTTGAAGATTAGAGATGGAGGCGAATATGCTATTAAAATTCTATCCTCCACGATACGTAATCATCACATCACCTTGGCAATAGACACCATCACCTGCCTCCCAGTATTTGGTTGGTCCACTGGGCCATCCCCATGTGCTAAGTTATTCATAAACACCAAGAGTCGTACCCCAAAAACAATATAAAACATTAACAAACAGGAGTTATACGTTTGGCATGTTGCATAAAAAGTCTACTTCCACGACGTGGCCCCGGCGCTGCACACCTCTTCCTTTTCTCCGTGTTGTGACACCAAAGCAAAGTACACGAACCCTCTGTGTACTGTAATCGAGCGCTTCTTTAATCATGGCCGTCAGAGAACCAAAGGCTGGTGGTCCAGCTGCTATTCGCTTCTCATTTTCGAGCATTGGTTTTATTcaaaaatattgagaataaAGTGGATCTCCTGTAAATatctgtgagagagagagagagagagagagagagagagagagagagaggatctcattttatatatatatatccttttaaaaatttaaattcagataagcattttttttaaatttatattaatttttgtACCTCTATAATACactatttttacataaatattgcTAATCTAATGATTCTTCTAACACTAACAtcattaataaaaactatatttatttaattaaaaataaaataaaatttgccaatcatattttattttttattgcgTTCGTCTTATAAATGTTGTTTTTACACATCtgcttattaaaaatattttaattattttaatttgaaatcgttaattttttagcatataatatgaatatatatatatatatatgtaaaaataaaaataataaaaataaaataacaaaataaatattttatgaatatatatatatatatatattaattttaataaaaaatcatacaaaattcaatatttagaaaaatatttatacccaaaaatttaaaaaaaatctaaaatttaatATGTAGGACAATACAAATACCACCTTCATCTGATGTTGCACCTCTTCATGCCTGGCTCTTTCAGCAAAGCCCTTGGATTGATGTCATTTCAATAAAATGAGATGACCTTTCTATGTATCTACCAAGGATTCGAGCTAGGTATGCGCAACACATGTAAGGGGAAGTATGAATGCTGTAATCATGTGAAATAATTAAGACTTTGGTTGCCACCTTTTTCCAGAAGCTTTCCGATTCAAACTCCCAAGATCTCATTCCCACAATGTTTTCTTACATAatagtaaaagaaaaagaaaaggatacaTTTGCACATATTTGTCAACAGGATGATCAAAATGCATAGAAACTCAAAGTGGATGCAAGAAAAGATAGATaacaacatattttattttcCAACATGCCATCCTAAGCACAAAAAAGTGCTTCAGGAGACTTGGACTCACAACATGGCACGCACCAAA
The Phoenix dactylifera cultivar Barhee BC4 chromosome 3, palm_55x_up_171113_PBpolish2nd_filt_p, whole genome shotgun sequence DNA segment above includes these coding regions:
- the LOC103718625 gene encoding probable glutathione S-transferase GSTF1, whose translation is MCSEREREREGVMGVKVYGPPTFTSAARVIAVLEEMGADYEVVPIDFAAGEHKHPAHLARNPFGQVPAFEDGDLMLFESRAIARYVARKHKSSGPDLLREGNLQESAMVDLWLEVESQQYNPIISSIVYECLISPIYGGVPDRKLIDANVEKLGKLLDLYEDRLSKTKFLAGDFFSLADLNHMPYSQYFMATPHASLFESRPHVKAWWEDLSSRPAVRKTTAGMPMAG